The Antarcticibacterium flavum genome contains the following window.
AAAATAATTCTCACGGTCTTGAAAGTAGGCTCCATAGGCATTTCTAACACTTTTGGAACCGGTATTTACCATAATGAGTTCGCCAGATTCCCTGTCCAACATTTGTACCAAACCAACATTGGGGATACTCTGCTCCCGCTCGTCATAGACGCGTATGCCGGTAACATCGTGTTTCCCGCTAAGTATCTTTAAGGTATGGCTGTAATCATCTGTCAAAAAATCTGACAGGATAAAGATGATGGCCTTTTTCTTTATGAGATTGCTCACGTATTTTAAAGCTTCTGCAAGATTGGTTTCCTTACCTGTTGGTTCAAATTCCAGCAATTCCCTAATTATACGTAGCACGTGGGACCTTCCCTTTTTTGGCGGAATAAAAAGCTCCGGTTTATCTGAAAACAGCAGCAAGCCTATTTTATCATTATTCTGAGTTGCAGAAAATGCCAGGATCGCCGCAATCTCTGTGATCACCTCTTTTTTGAACTGTTCTTTGGACCCGAACAATTCAGATCCCGAAACATCCACCACCAGCATCATGGTAAGTTCGCGTTCCTCTTCAAATACCTTAACAAACGGTTCATTATACCGGGCGGTCACATTCCAGTCAATGCTCCTCACGTCATCGCCAAACTGGTAACCGCGCACCTCGCTAAAGGTCATCCCGCGGCCCTTAAAGGTAGAATGATACTCCCCGCCAAAGACATGATTGCTTAGCCTGCGGGTTTTGATCTCAATTTTTCTAACCTTTTTAAGTAGCTCCTTGGTATCCATTTATGCTGTACTTCAATTAAGACTGAAGATCCTCTTTTTCGTTTATTTTCTTTTGAAAAATTTTATGGCGGGAGGATATTTCTATGGAACTTCTACCTCGTTGATGATCTTGCTTATGA
Protein-coding sequences here:
- a CDS encoding DUF58 domain-containing protein, which translates into the protein MDTKELLKKVRKIEIKTRRLSNHVFGGEYHSTFKGRGMTFSEVRGYQFGDDVRSIDWNVTARYNEPFVKVFEEERELTMMLVVDVSGSELFGSKEQFKKEVITEIAAILAFSATQNNDKIGLLLFSDKPELFIPPKKGRSHVLRIIRELLEFEPTGKETNLAEALKYVSNLIKKKAIIFILSDFLTDDYSHTLKILSGKHDVTGIRVYDEREQSIPNVGLVQMLDRESGELIMVNTGSKSVRNAYGAYFQDRENYFRDSFSKSGAGMLSTMVGESYVKKLLGYFKTRG